One Streptomyces sp. ML-6 genomic region harbors:
- the thyX gene encoding FAD-dependent thymidylate synthase gives MTETPEPAKPSFRSDVTVELVKHAAGDSDVLFAARVSTAGEQSLEEVAKDPERSKGLINFLMRDRHGSPFEHNSMTFFISAPIFVFREFMRHRVGWSYNEESGRYRELQPVFYVPDASRKLVQQGRPGKYEFVEGTPAQQELTGRVMEDSYRRAYEAYQEMLDAGVAREVARSVLPVGLFSSMYATCNARSLMHFLGLRTQHELAKVPSFPQREIEMVGQQMEEHWARLMPLTHAAFNKNGRVAP, from the coding sequence GTGACCGAGACCCCCGAGCCCGCAAAGCCCAGCTTCCGCAGCGATGTCACCGTCGAGCTGGTGAAACACGCGGCGGGCGACTCCGACGTCCTGTTCGCCGCCCGCGTGTCCACGGCCGGCGAGCAGTCCCTGGAGGAGGTCGCCAAGGACCCCGAGCGTTCCAAGGGCCTCATCAACTTCCTGATGCGCGACCGGCACGGCAGCCCGTTCGAGCACAACTCGATGACCTTCTTCATCAGCGCCCCGATCTTCGTGTTCCGCGAGTTCATGCGGCACCGCGTCGGCTGGTCGTACAACGAGGAGTCGGGCCGCTACCGGGAGCTCCAGCCGGTCTTCTACGTCCCGGACGCGTCCCGCAAGCTGGTCCAGCAGGGCCGCCCCGGCAAGTACGAGTTCGTCGAGGGCACCCCGGCCCAGCAGGAGCTCACCGGCCGCGTCATGGAGGACTCGTACCGCCGGGCGTACGAGGCGTACCAGGAAATGCTCGACGCGGGAGTGGCCCGTGAGGTGGCCCGCTCGGTGCTTCCCGTCGGCCTCTTCTCCTCGATGTACGCCACGTGCAACGCCCGCTCGCTGATGCACTTCCTCGGCCTGCGCACCCAGCACGAGCTGGCGAAGGTGCCGTCCTTCCCGCAGCGGGAGATCGAGATGGTCGGCCAGCAGATGGAGGAGCACTGGGCCCGGCTGATGCCGCTCACCCATGCAGCCTTCAACAAGAACGGACGCGTCGCCCCGTAA
- the dapA gene encoding 4-hydroxy-tetrahydrodipicolinate synthase → MAPISTPQTPFGRVLTAMVTPFTADGALDLDGAQRLAAHLVDAGNDGLIINGTTGESPTTSDAEKDQLVRAVLEAVGDRAHIVAGIGTNDTRHSVELARAAERAGAHGLLAVTPYYNKPPQEGLFRHFTAIADATGLPVMLYDIPGRSGVPINTETMVRLAEHPRIVANKDAKGDLGRASWAISRSGLAWYSGDDMLNLPLLSVGAVGFVSVVGHVVTPDLRALIEAYLGGDVQKATEIHQKLLPVFTGMFRTQGVITTKAALALQGLPAGPLRLPLVELTEQETAQLKIDLAAGGVEL, encoded by the coding sequence ATGGCTCCGATCTCCACTCCGCAGACCCCCTTCGGGAGGGTCCTCACCGCCATGGTCACGCCCTTCACGGCGGACGGCGCACTCGACCTCGACGGCGCCCAGCGGCTCGCCGCCCATCTGGTGGACGCAGGCAATGACGGCCTGATCATCAACGGCACCACCGGCGAGTCCCCGACCACCAGCGACGCGGAGAAAGACCAGCTCGTACGAGCGGTACTGGAAGCCGTGGGCGACCGGGCCCACATCGTCGCCGGCATCGGCACCAATGACACCCGGCACAGCGTCGAACTCGCCCGCGCGGCCGAACGCGCCGGCGCCCACGGCCTCCTCGCGGTGACGCCGTACTACAACAAGCCGCCGCAGGAGGGCCTCTTCCGCCACTTCACGGCCATCGCGGACGCCACTGGCCTGCCGGTGATGCTCTACGACATCCCCGGCCGCAGCGGTGTGCCGATCAACACCGAGACGATGGTCCGCCTCGCCGAGCACCCGCGCATCGTCGCCAACAAGGACGCCAAGGGCGACCTCGGCCGCGCGAGCTGGGCGATCTCCCGCTCCGGCCTCGCCTGGTACTCCGGCGACGACATGCTGAACCTGCCGCTGCTCTCGGTCGGCGCCGTCGGCTTCGTCTCCGTCGTCGGCCACGTCGTCACCCCCGACCTGCGCGCCCTCATCGAGGCGTACCTCGGCGGCGACGTCCAGAAGGCCACGGAGATCCACCAGAAGCTCCTGCCCGTCTTCACCGGCATGTTCCGCACCCAGGGCGTGATCACGACCAAGGCCGCGCTGGCCCTCCAGGGCCTCCCCGCCGGTCCGCTGCGCCTCCCCCTGGTCGAGCTCACCGAGCAGGAAACGGCCCAGCTCAAGATCGATCTCGCAGCCGGCGGGGTAGAGCTCTAA
- a CDS encoding ribonuclease J → MSHPHPELGTPPKLPKGGLRVTPLGGLGEIGRNMTVFEYGGRLLVVDCGVLFPEEEQPGIDLILPDFTTIRDRLDDIEGIVLTHGHEDHIGGVPYLLRLKPDIPLIGSKLTLALIEAKLQEHRIRPYTLEVEEGQRERIGVFDCEFIAVNHSIPDALAVAIRTPAGLAVATGDFKMDQLPLDGRLTDLHAFARLSEEGIDLLLADSTNAEVPGFVPPERDISNVLRTVFAHAQKRIIVASFASHVHRIQQILDAAHEYGRRVAFVGRSMVRNMGIARDLGYLNVPAGLIVDVRTLDDLPDDEVVLVCTGSQGEPMAALSRMANRDHQIRIVQGDTVILASSLIPGNENAVYRVINGLTRWGANVVHKGNAKVHVSGHASAGELLYFYNICKPKNLMPVHGEWRHLRANAELGALTGVPKDHIVIAEDGVVVDLVDGRAKIVGKVQAGYVYVDGLSVGDVTETSLKDRRILGEEGIISVFIVVDSTSGKITGGPDIHARGSGIDDSAFVSVVPKIEEAINKSAQDGVLEPHQVQQLVRRTVGKWVSDTYRRRPMILPVVVEV, encoded by the coding sequence TTGAGTCATCCGCACCCCGAACTCGGCACCCCGCCGAAGCTCCCGAAGGGCGGCCTCCGCGTCACCCCGCTCGGCGGCCTCGGCGAAATCGGCCGCAACATGACGGTCTTCGAATACGGCGGCCGCCTGCTCGTCGTCGACTGCGGAGTCCTCTTCCCCGAGGAGGAGCAGCCCGGGATCGACCTGATCCTGCCGGACTTCACCACGATCCGGGACCGTCTCGACGACATCGAGGGCATCGTCCTCACGCACGGCCACGAGGACCACATCGGTGGCGTCCCGTACCTGCTGCGCCTGAAGCCGGACATCCCTCTCATCGGCTCCAAGCTGACCCTCGCGCTGATCGAGGCGAAGCTCCAGGAGCACCGCATCCGCCCGTACACCCTCGAGGTCGAGGAGGGGCAGCGCGAGCGCATCGGCGTCTTCGACTGCGAATTCATCGCGGTCAACCACTCCATCCCGGACGCCCTCGCGGTCGCCATCCGCACCCCCGCGGGCCTGGCCGTCGCCACCGGCGACTTCAAGATGGACCAGCTCCCGCTGGACGGCCGCCTCACCGACCTGCACGCTTTCGCCCGGCTGAGCGAGGAGGGCATCGACCTTCTTCTCGCCGACTCGACGAACGCGGAGGTTCCCGGCTTCGTACCGCCCGAGCGGGACATCTCCAACGTCCTGCGCACGGTCTTCGCCCATGCGCAGAAGCGCATCATCGTGGCGAGCTTCGCCAGCCATGTGCACCGCATCCAGCAGATCCTCGACGCGGCGCACGAGTACGGCCGCCGGGTGGCCTTCGTCGGCCGGTCGATGGTCCGGAACATGGGCATCGCCCGCGATCTCGGCTATCTGAACGTTCCCGCGGGACTGATCGTCGATGTCAGGACCCTCGACGACCTGCCGGACGACGAGGTCGTGCTGGTCTGCACGGGCTCCCAGGGCGAGCCGATGGCGGCCCTGTCCCGCATGGCCAACCGTGACCACCAGATCCGGATCGTCCAGGGCGACACGGTGATCCTGGCGTCGTCCCTGATCCCGGGCAACGAGAACGCGGTCTACCGCGTGATCAACGGCCTGACCCGCTGGGGCGCCAACGTCGTCCACAAGGGCAACGCCAAGGTCCACGTCTCGGGCCACGCCTCGGCCGGCGAGCTGCTGTACTTCTACAACATCTGCAAGCCGAAGAACCTGATGCCGGTCCACGGCGAGTGGCGCCACCTGCGGGCCAACGCCGAACTGGGCGCGCTCACCGGTGTGCCGAAGGACCACATCGTCATCGCCGAGGACGGCGTCGTCGTCGACCTCGTCGACGGCCGGGCCAAGATCGTCGGCAAGGTCCAGGCGGGTTACGTCTACGTCGACGGCCTCTCGGTCGGCGATGTCACCGAGACCTCGCTCAAGGACCGCCGCATCCTCGGCGAAGAGGGCATCATCTCCGTCTTCATCGTGGTCGACAGCACCTCCGGCAAGATCACGGGCGGCCCGGACATCCACGCCCGCGGTTCCGGCATCGACGACTCGGCGTTCGTCTCCGTCGTGCCGAAGATCGAGGAGGCGATCAACAAGTCCGCCCAGGACGGTGTGCTGGAGCCCCACCAGGTCCAGCAGTTGGTCCGCCGCACGGTGGGCAAGTGGGTTTCCGACACCTACCGTCGACGCCCGATGATCCTTCCGGTCGTCGTCGAGGTCTGA